ATCAAGCTTTTGAGGATAAGAAAAATACGAGCTAATGATAATATTAACGATACATAACATATATAATGGTTTATTTATACTAACAGGTTGCATAATAGTTTTGTTGGTTTTAATATTACTTTCAGGCTGTGACAGGAGAAACAGTACTTTCAAGATGCCAAAAAGCGAAAAAGTCATTAGAACAAAGCTTAATTCCCATTCAGGGTATGGTTCCAGTCATGTTGGCTGTAGAGGttagtcaattttttcttcatcatctaaCTTTTTTATAAGTGTGAGTGCTTTTTCATAAACTAAAAATTAAGTACTtattgtatttgaaaaaactTCCATAAACAAGTTAATCCAAACTGTGTTTTATCCTTTCTGTTGCAGGTTTCTAGAATAATTGATGATCTTGAGTATGCTACATTTGTTCTGGATTTTGCTGAAGAAGAGGCTGGGAGAGTTGTAAGAGAATTGCTTCATCAAGGTTCAACCTCAGATTCCGTGGACGACTTTGAAGTTAAAGCTCTTCAGTTTGCAGCACCAAGACTGAATATAACATCTCAAAAGGCCATTTTAATCGAGAGACGATCTATCAAGAAGTTTCTAGATAAAGTTGGACCAAATGACCCAAAAAAGAAGACGATCTTGAGATATCTTATGTATCTAATGAAAAAGCATGGAAACTTAATGGTGGTGGGAGAACACATGGAGAATTTTTATTCTCGTAGCGAAGAACCAATTGCAAGGGATAACTCTAGCCGTGATTCTCGACGAAGAAATCGTGTTGAGTCACATCATAGCATGAACTATGATCAGAATAAAACTGAGATGAATCAGTCAGATAGAGTGGCACCACCTGAGGAATACAAGTGTCCAATATCCTCAAGGCTGATGCATGATCCTGTTATCATTGCTTCTGGAGTAACATATGAAAGAATGTGGATAAGAAAGTGGATTAATGAGGGTAAAACTATATGTCCAAAAACAGAAAAGGAACTGCCTCATATGACATTGACTCCAAATATTGTCATGAAAGACTTGATATCAAAGTGGTGCAAAAATAATGGTGTCACCATTCCTGATCCAAGTAGACATACAGAAGATTTTATGTTGTTGGATGCTTCAATCACCTCCATTAAGAGTTTGGGAAGTTATTTCAATGATCTAAACTTGCCAATGGATCTTACTAACATGTCTCTTGGATCATTGGACAATAGTTTTAGTTCCGATGTGTCGCGAGTTAAGACCAATCATGCCTTGAATTTGATGATGACCAAGAGTAATGAAAATTCTCATCCTCACAAGGATACAGTTCATGCAGAGATACATGATACAGATTTGATGCTCTTGCCTCAACTTCATGATCTTCAATGGGATTCTCAATGCAAGGTCATTGAAGATTTGAAAGATCATATGAAAAGCAATAGCCAAGCTATTTTGTCAGTGTCAGCTGAAAATTTAGTCGAACCAGTTGTCAGATTTTTAAGCAATGCAAATGATCGGCATGACTTAAAAGCACTGAGAGCCGGAACTCAGCTTCTGTCGGAATTTGTGAACAATTGCAGGTATGATTT
Above is a genomic segment from Medicago truncatula cultivar Jemalong A17 chromosome 5, MtrunA17r5.0-ANR, whole genome shotgun sequence containing:
- the LOC11412831 gene encoding U-box domain-containing protein 5, translating into MRTNSGEIVETFPNTLSFQVHSKICIELMKIVDSIMRIFPDIEEARPRCSSGIESLCFLNNSIEKAKLLLQHCSECSKLYLAVTGETVLSRCQKAKKSLEQSLIPIQGMVPVMLAVEVSRIIDDLEYATFVLDFAEEEAGRVVRELLHQGSTSDSVDDFEVKALQFAAPRLNITSQKAILIERRSIKKFLDKVGPNDPKKKTILRYLMYLMKKHGNLMVVGEHMENFYSRSEEPIARDNSSRDSRRRNRVESHHSMNYDQNKTEMNQSDRVAPPEEYKCPISSRLMHDPVIIASGVTYERMWIRKWINEGKTICPKTEKELPHMTLTPNIVMKDLISKWCKNNGVTIPDPSRHTEDFMLLDASITSIKSLGSYFNDLNLPMDLTNMSLGSLDNSFSSDVSRVKTNHALNLMMTKSNENSHPHKDTVHAEIHDTDLMLLPQLHDLQWDSQCKVIEDLKDHMKSNSQAILSVSAENLVEPVVRFLSNANDRHDLKALRAGTQLLSEFVNNCRSGMADLSEDTFIKLANLLDSEVIGDVLAIMEELSGDGNSKAKIAASSALTSVLKLLDSDNKGCQQHAIRIIYNLSFNSEVCPHMVSVNCIPKLLPFFKDRAVLRYCIYILKNICDTEEGRNSIAETKGCISSIAEILESGSNEEQEHALDVLLSLCTCSQNVDYCKLILDEDVITPLFYISQNGNDKGKESALELLHILRDAKYVENEDRSSQPITNNSSTDSNSHPEENRSSKKSQFLKKLGLFSKSTPHASKPRR